One Paenibacillus riograndensis SBR5 DNA segment encodes these proteins:
- a CDS encoding glycoside hydrolase family 88/105 protein gives MIGSLPATPIEWAKQACDSLMDTYTAGELPPAHRWHYHQGVFLCGMEILWEAVREERYIEYIQQYVDDLVDENGNLYFARDELDAIQAGLLLFTLHKRTGKEKYRIAADKLRSLLLTLNRTSEGGYWHKDKYPNQMWLDGLYMAGVFSLKYANTYGETSLRETVLHQERLMRRHMKDEATGLLYHAWDESKRMPWANPRTGCSPEFWSRSLGWYGLAVSQFLDLLPAGDPGRAELAAELSGFVEALIRYQDRESGLWYQVVDKGDQPDNWLETSGSCLFVYTIAKAVKHGIAPPGALAAARKGYEGLIRVLQQDEQGRLILPDICIGTSAGDYENYVTRPKVSNDLHGVGALVMACVEMQSLYDEAAG, from the coding sequence ATGATAGGCAGTCTGCCGGCTACACCGATAGAATGGGCGAAACAGGCCTGTGATTCTTTAATGGATACTTACACAGCGGGAGAGCTGCCTCCAGCCCACCGCTGGCATTATCATCAGGGTGTGTTTTTGTGCGGTATGGAAATATTATGGGAAGCCGTCCGGGAGGAACGTTATATCGAATATATTCAGCAGTATGTCGATGATCTGGTGGATGAGAACGGCAATTTATATTTTGCCCGCGACGAGCTGGATGCGATTCAGGCCGGACTGCTGCTGTTCACGCTGCATAAGCGGACGGGTAAGGAGAAGTACCGGATTGCTGCCGATAAGCTGCGCAGTCTACTGCTAACGCTGAACCGGACTTCGGAAGGCGGATACTGGCACAAGGATAAATACCCGAACCAAATGTGGCTGGATGGGCTCTATATGGCCGGGGTGTTCTCCTTAAAATATGCCAATACCTACGGTGAAACCAGCCTGCGTGAAACGGTGCTGCATCAGGAGCGGCTGATGCGGAGGCATATGAAGGATGAGGCTACCGGTCTCCTGTACCACGCTTGGGATGAGAGCAAGCGGATGCCCTGGGCCAATCCCCGGACCGGCTGCTCGCCGGAGTTCTGGAGCCGGTCGCTGGGCTGGTACGGGCTGGCCGTCTCGCAGTTTCTCGACCTGCTCCCGGCCGGGGACCCGGGCAGGGCAGAGCTTGCCGCCGAGCTGAGCGGCTTCGTTGAAGCGCTGATCCGGTATCAGGACAGGGAGAGCGGGCTGTGGTACCAGGTGGTCGACAAAGGCGACCAGCCGGATAACTGGCTGGAGACTTCAGGCTCTTGCCTGTTCGTCTATACGATTGCCAAGGCTGTGAAGCATGGCATCGCCCCACCGGGAGCACTGGCTGCCGCCCGCAAGGGATATGAAGGCTTGATCCGGGTGCTGCAGCAGGATGAACAGGGCAGGCTGATTCTGCCTGACATCTGCATCGGCACCTCGGCAGGCGACTATGAGAACTACGTCACCCGCCCGAAGGTCAGCAACGACCTGCACGGCGTTGGCGCATTAGTCATGGCCTGCGTGGAGATGCAGTCTTTGTATGACGAGGCTGCGGGCTGA
- a CDS encoding iron-hydroxamate ABC transporter substrate-binding protein, with protein MKKIFIPFVLILGIVLSACGGNQAKVPGPSSSPAGNSANNSSTASSSEPEGSTFTYESENGPVEVPKNPQRVVVLTRFLTGNVMALGVPVVGVDEMSKTNPRFEEKLKDVEAVSDESLEKIIELQPDLIIGLSDIKNIDKFKQIAPTVTYTYNKVDYLTLQLQVGKLLNKEKEAQAWVDDFKARTEKAGEEIRAKIGKEATVSVIETFNKQLYVYGYNFGRGTELLYGAFKLGMPEKVKEGTKTDGYLAVSTEVLKDYLGDYVIFSKNAEEDNSFQNTDIYKSIPAVQNNHVFEADAKAFYFNDPLSLEYQLEFFEHSFLGK; from the coding sequence ATGAAAAAGATATTTATTCCGTTTGTACTTATCCTGGGGATTGTACTCAGTGCCTGTGGAGGAAATCAGGCGAAGGTGCCCGGCCCCTCCAGCAGTCCTGCCGGCAATTCAGCCAACAACTCATCTACTGCCTCTTCTTCGGAGCCGGAGGGGTCTACCTTTACTTACGAATCTGAAAATGGGCCGGTTGAGGTTCCCAAGAACCCTCAGCGCGTTGTTGTACTCACCCGTTTTTTAACCGGTAACGTTATGGCACTGGGCGTGCCTGTAGTCGGCGTTGACGAAATGTCCAAAACCAATCCGCGATTTGAAGAGAAGCTGAAGGATGTAGAGGCAGTCAGCGATGAGAGTCTGGAGAAAATCATTGAGCTGCAGCCGGATCTCATTATCGGGCTCTCCGATATTAAAAACATCGATAAATTCAAGCAAATCGCGCCAACAGTCACCTATACTTATAATAAAGTTGATTACTTAACCCTGCAGCTGCAAGTCGGCAAATTGCTGAATAAAGAAAAAGAAGCCCAGGCTTGGGTTGATGACTTTAAAGCCCGCACCGAAAAAGCCGGAGAGGAAATTAGAGCAAAAATCGGCAAAGAGGCAACCGTCTCGGTCATTGAGACATTCAACAAGCAATTATATGTGTACGGATATAACTTTGGCCGCGGCACCGAACTTCTCTATGGGGCCTTCAAACTAGGCATGCCGGAAAAAGTGAAGGAAGGAACAAAGACAGACGGTTACTTAGCCGTATCGACGGAAGTCTTGAAGGACTATCTTGGAGATTACGTCATTTTCAGTAAAAATGCTGAGGAAGACAACTCCTTCCAAAATACAGATATCTATAAAAGTATTCCTGCCGTCCAGAATAATCATGTCTTCGAGGCCGATGCAAAAGCCTTCTACTTCAACGATCCTCTGAGCCTGGAGTACCAGCTCGAATTCTTCGAGCATAGTTTTCTCGGCAAATAA
- a CDS encoding FecCD family ABC transporter permease: MRMMKTKQASIPFLYKLLGSMLAMVLSFLIAMIFGAKETTLHDLWLAVASGSLADNVLILRELRLPRELAAVLIGAAFAVSGAIMQGVTRNPLADPGLLGLTSGANMALALTFVFLPGLNYFATMIACFLGAALGAALVLILGSARQGGLSPIRIVLAGAAVSAFLYAIASGVSIAFKISKDVSMWTAGGLIGTTWGQLQTIAPVILIGILAALLLSGQLTILSLSDEVAIGLGQRLVLIKVILFLLIILLTGASVALIGDMAFVGLMIPHIVRKIVGTDYRYILPVSVFIGATFMLLADTLGRTINAPYETPVVAVVAMLGLPFFLFVVRKGGKALS; the protein is encoded by the coding sequence ATGCGAATGATGAAGACGAAGCAAGCATCCATTCCTTTCTTGTATAAGTTGCTTGGCAGCATGCTGGCCATGGTCCTCAGCTTCCTAATCGCAATGATATTCGGAGCCAAAGAAACCACGCTGCATGACCTGTGGCTTGCCGTTGCTTCAGGTTCTCTTGCAGACAACGTTCTCATTCTGCGTGAGCTCCGGCTGCCGCGGGAGCTGGCCGCTGTGCTGATCGGTGCCGCTTTTGCGGTATCCGGCGCTATCATGCAGGGGGTTACGCGCAATCCGCTGGCTGATCCGGGCCTGCTGGGCTTGACCTCCGGCGCCAATATGGCACTGGCGCTCACGTTCGTATTCCTCCCGGGGCTGAACTATTTTGCAACCATGATCGCATGCTTCTTGGGCGCTGCGCTCGGAGCAGCTCTGGTTCTTATTCTTGGCTCCGCACGCCAAGGCGGACTGTCCCCGATCCGGATCGTGCTTGCCGGTGCAGCCGTGTCTGCATTTTTGTATGCCATCGCAAGCGGCGTCAGCATTGCCTTCAAAATATCCAAGGATGTATCCATGTGGACCGCAGGCGGATTGATCGGCACAACCTGGGGACAGCTCCAGACCATAGCCCCGGTAATTCTCATTGGAATTCTGGCGGCACTGCTTCTTTCGGGCCAGTTAACCATTCTCAGCCTGAGTGACGAGGTAGCTATCGGTTTAGGACAAAGACTCGTTTTGATCAAAGTAATTTTGTTCCTTCTCATCATCCTGCTGACAGGGGCATCGGTTGCCCTGATCGGGGACATGGCTTTCGTGGGGCTGATGATCCCGCATATTGTCCGCAAAATCGTCGGCACCGATTACCGCTATATCCTGCCGGTTTCGGTCTTCATTGGTGCGACGTTCATGCTTCTTGCGGATACGCTCGGACGTACAATCAACGCACCTTATGAGACGCCGGTAGTCGCCGTAGTGGCTATGCTGGGATTGCCCTTCTTCTTGTTCGTTGTGCGCAAAGGAGGCAAAGCACTCTCATGA
- a CDS encoding FecCD family ABC transporter permease, which translates to MTSSAPVRKQRLILLLCSVLIVLTAIAGMGLGYSSLSFDRLLPVLFGHGTFKEDFVLFSVRLPRILITLLSGMSLALSGSILQSVTRNDLADPGIIGINSGAGVAVAVFFLYFPVSTGSFIYALPLAAFIGAIMTATLIYLFSYSRTRGLDPIRMVLVGVGFSLALSGVMIVIISSAERAKVDFIAKWIAGNIWGTDYPFIWALLPWLVLLIPFTLFKSSQLNLLSLNEVSAVGVGLNLERERIVLILAAVASAAAAVSVTGGIAFIGLMAPHIAKSLVGPRNQMFIPVAILLGGWLLLIADTVGRNIADPDGIPAGIMVSLIGVPYFAYLLLRK; encoded by the coding sequence ATGACTTCATCCGCTCCTGTTCGTAAACAACGTCTGATCCTGCTGCTCTGTTCCGTGCTGATTGTACTGACAGCTATTGCCGGTATGGGGCTGGGATACTCTTCTTTGTCTTTCGACCGGCTGCTTCCCGTGCTGTTCGGCCATGGAACCTTTAAAGAAGATTTTGTTCTCTTCTCCGTAAGATTGCCGCGGATTCTGATTACGCTGCTGTCAGGAATGTCCCTTGCGTTATCCGGATCGATTCTGCAAAGCGTTACCCGCAACGATTTGGCGGACCCTGGCATTATTGGCATCAATTCCGGCGCAGGTGTGGCTGTGGCTGTTTTTTTCCTGTACTTCCCGGTTAGCACCGGATCATTCATTTATGCGCTGCCGCTGGCCGCTTTTATAGGGGCAATAATGACGGCAACGCTCATCTATCTATTTTCTTACAGCCGGACCCGGGGGCTTGATCCCATTCGGATGGTGCTGGTCGGGGTTGGATTTTCCCTGGCGCTGTCGGGAGTAATGATCGTGATTATTTCTTCGGCGGAACGCGCTAAGGTGGACTTTATCGCAAAATGGATTGCGGGTAATATCTGGGGGACGGATTATCCCTTTATTTGGGCGCTGCTGCCCTGGCTGGTCCTGCTGATTCCCTTTACCCTGTTCAAGTCCTCGCAGCTCAACCTGCTCAGCCTGAATGAGGTGTCGGCCGTTGGCGTAGGTCTCAATCTGGAGCGTGAGCGCATCGTCCTGATTCTGGCCGCAGTTGCCTCCGCTGCAGCCGCGGTATCCGTCACAGGCGGAATTGCCTTTATCGGGCTGATGGCTCCGCATATTGCCAAATCACTGGTTGGCCCCCGCAATCAAATGTTTATCCCCGTTGCCATATTGCTCGGCGGCTGGCTGCTTCTGATCGCGGACACTGTCGGCCGCAATATCGCAGACCCTGACGGCATCCCTGCAGGCATCATGGTATCTTTGATCGGCGTGCCTTATTTCGCCTATTTATTGCTTAGGAAGTAG